Proteins encoded together in one Ignavibacteriales bacterium window:
- a CDS encoding site-2 protease family protein, with protein sequence MLEQLYILPILLFSVVIHEVAHGWMALKLGDPTAKQMGRLTLNPVPHIDPIGSILVPLFSLFVAGRVFIAWAKPVPVNPFNFSDYRRDDILVSIVGPISNLIVALGCTIMFILVALLGQVVPINNPVVEEAFSFLFKMFAGGITLNVVLAVFNLIPIPPLDGSHVVAAMLPDSLSEQYQRLGFYGIFIVIIIMRWQPFSMLFSSIISVLSYPYFMLIQLVVQ encoded by the coding sequence ACTATATATACTTCCTATATTACTTTTTTCAGTCGTCATTCACGAAGTTGCACATGGTTGGATGGCTTTAAAACTTGGTGATCCAACCGCTAAACAAATGGGAAGATTGACATTAAATCCCGTTCCGCATATCGATCCGATCGGGTCGATTCTTGTCCCGTTGTTTTCACTTTTTGTCGCAGGCAGAGTTTTTATTGCATGGGCAAAACCGGTTCCGGTCAATCCGTTTAATTTTTCTGATTATCGGAGGGATGATATACTTGTTTCGATTGTCGGACCGATTTCAAATCTTATTGTCGCACTCGGTTGCACAATTATGTTTATTCTTGTTGCACTACTCGGACAAGTGGTACCGATTAACAATCCTGTTGTTGAGGAAGCATTCAGTTTCCTTTTCAAAATGTTCGCGGGCGGAATAACTCTTAATGTTGTTCTCGCGGTATTCAATCTTATACCGATACCGCCACTCGATGGTTCACACGTTGTTGCGGCAATGCTTCCGGATTCTTTAAGCGAACAATATCAGCGCTTGGGATTTTATGGAATTTTTATTGTCATAATTATAATGCGCTGGCAGCCGTTCAGTATGTTGTTTTCCAGCATTATAAGCGTTTTGTCTTATCCTTACTTTATGCTAATACAATTGGTAGTTCAATAA